The Drechmeria coniospora strain ARSEF 6962 chromosome 02, whole genome shotgun sequence genome has a segment encoding these proteins:
- a CDS encoding Mitochondrial intermediate peptidase, protein MLTPQARVVWVCTRCISRVGKPRQQRRWASTAAGAAPAKSGTSPPLHGNPGTRNNDAVLRELFDAPSGRAFAAFSLKKNQGLFKNRFLTSPDGFLLFAQKNLERATKIVHRVLAASSTAEYQAIVRDLDRLSDLLCRVLDLSDFVRMTHPDVRFQQAAAAAWSMVYQYMNQLNTMTGLNNQLGEALSRPDVTAAWSEEEKSVAELLKLDFMKSAVNLPKESRDRFVDLSSRISDIGSAFVQGMEPETKEVTLPSHRFYGLYPGLAATLKVRSQISIATTGSEAAAALQSVYDEETRKEIYLAQRKASRKTIKRLEMMLKLRSELASLAGFESHGHMALKDRMMAKSPASVMKFLLALRNHNAPTIEYELRELLEKKRERLAMPDSELQPWDRDFYMEKIRTDMRSRVRHEDQLTAFFSVGTVMQGLSRLFDRLYGVTFVPRETLPGETWHPDVKRLDVMSDDGEPLAVLYCDLFYRPQKSPNPAHFTVRCSREILPSEVDEAAEDLASMPMFDSAEQAANDGMETWSRNGQLKQLPTIALVCDFPKNDNAREPAFLSYYSVETLFHEMGHAIHSILARTSFQNVSGTRCATDFAELPSTLMEHFAADPTVLSLFARHWKTDRPLPFDLVRERIKVSKRFGGIDTEHQILLAIVDQAYHAPDVASPSFDSTRTFHEIQRAFAHGPRDPPETCWQGFFGHLNSYGSTYYSYLFDRVLAERVWRVVFDAGRDGAAISRENGERLKENLLKWGGGRDPWLCLSDTLQDERLAPGDEESMALVGSWGIKDDKLRT, encoded by the coding sequence TCTCTCGCGTCGGCAAGCCTCGTCAACAGCGCCGCTGGGCGtcgaccgccgccggcgcagccCCTGCAAAATCGGGCACATCGCCGCCTCTCCACGGCAACCCCGGTACCCGAAACAACGATGCCGTCCTCCGCGAGCTCTTCGATGCCCCCTCGGGCAGGGCCTTTGCGGCCTTCAGCCTCAAGAAGAACCAGGGCTTGTTCAAGAATCGGTTCTTGACGAGCCCCGATGGCTTCCTCCTGTTTGCCCAGAAGAATCTCGAGAGGGCCACCAAGATTGTGCACCGagtcttggccgcctcgagcaCGGCCGAGTATCAGGCCATCGTCAGGGACCTCGACCGGCTCAGCGACCTGCTGTGTCGCGTTCTCGACCTCTCCGACTTCGTCCGCATGACGCACCCCGACGTCAGGTTTcagcaggccgccgccgccgcctggtcCATGGTCTATCAGTACATGAACCAGCTCAACACCATGACGGGACTCAACAACCAGCTCGGGGAGGCGCTGTCGCGACCCGACGTGACGGCCGCCTGGTCCGAGGAGGAAAAGAGTGTTGCCGAGCTGCTGAAGCTCGACTTCATGAAATCGGCCGTCAATCTGCCCAAGGAGTCTCGCGACCGCTTCGTCGATTTATCCTCTCGCATCAGCGACATCGGCTCCGCCTTCGTCCAAGGCATGGAGCCGGAGACGAAGGAGGTCACCCTCCCGTCCCATCGCTTCTACGGCCTCTATCCGGGTCTGGCCGCCACTCTCAAGGTCCGGTCGCAAATCTCCATTGCCACCACCGGATCCGAGGCGGCCGCTGCCCTCCAGAGCGTctacgacgaggagacgcGCAAGGAGATCTACCTCGCCCAGCGAAAAGCGTCACGGAAAACCATCAAGCGGCTGGAAATGATGCTCAAGCTGAGGTCCGAATTGGCcagcctcgccggcttcgagagCCACGGTCACATGGCGCTCAAGGACAGGATGATGGCCAAGTCACCCGCCTCGGTCATGAAGTTCTTGCTCGCCCTTCGGAATCACAACGCGCCGACGATAGAGTATGAGCTGCGGGAGCTCTTGGAAAAGAAGCGTGAGAGGCTCGCCATGCCCGACAGCGAACTGCAGCCTTGGGACAGAGACTTTTACATGGAAAAAATAAGGACCGACATGCGGTCCCGCGTCCGTCACGAGGACCAGCTGACCGCCTTCTTttccgtcggcaccgtcatgcAAGGGCTGTCCCGCCTGTTCGATCGTCTCTACGGCGTAACCTTTGTCCCGCGAGAGACCCTTCCCGGCGAGACATGGCACCCGGACGTCAAGCGACTGGACGTCATGTCCGATGACGGAGAACCGCTGGCCGTCCTCTACTGCGACCTTTTCTACCGCCCGCAAAAGTCCCCGAATCCCGCCCACTTCACCGTACGGTGCTCGCGAGAAATCCTACCctccgaggtcgacgaggccgccgaggacctGGCCAGCATGCCCATGttcgactcggccgagcaggccgccaacgacggcatGGAGACGTGGTCGCGAAACGGACAGCTCAAGCAGCTCCCCACCATCGCACTCGTCTGCGATTTCCCCAAGAACGACAACGCCCGCGAACCGGCTTTCCTCTCCTACTACTCGGTCGAGACGCTCTTCCACGAAATGGGCCACGCCATCCACTCCATCCTTGCCCGGACCAGCTTCCAAAACGTATCGGGCACCCGCTGCGCTACCGACTTTGCCGAGCTGCCGTCGACACTCATGGAGCacttcgccgccgacccgACGGTCCTTTCTCTCTTTGCCCGCCACTGGAAGACGGATCGGCCGCTACccttcgacctcgtccgcgaGCGCATCAAGGTCTCCAAGCGCTTCGGAGGCATCGACACGGAGCACCAgatcctcctcgccatcgtcgaccagGCATACCACGCCCCCGACGTTGCCAGCCCGTCGTTTGACTCGACCCGGACATTCCACGAGATCCAACGCGCCTTCGCCCACGGACCGCGCGACCCGCCCGAAACGTGCTGGCAGGGGTTTTTCGGTCATCTTAACAGCTACGGTAGCACCTATTACAGCTATCTCTTCGACCGCgtgctcgccgagcgcgtcTGGCGCGTCGTCTTCGATGCAGGCAgggacggcgccgccatcagCCGTGAGAATGGCGAGCGGCTCAAGGAGAACCTGCTCAAGTGGGGAGGGGGAAGGGATCCCTGGCTGTGCCTCTCCGACACCCTGCAGGATGAGAGGCTGGCGCCTGGAGACGAAGAATCGATGGCACTGGTTGGCAGCTGGGGCATCAAGGATGACAAGCTTCGAACCTGA